A window of the Bufo gargarizans isolate SCDJY-AF-19 chromosome 1, ASM1485885v1, whole genome shotgun sequence genome harbors these coding sequences:
- the LOC122925128 gene encoding izumo sperm-egg fusion protein 1-like: MAMEEFNTFIKSQVDDIDSIEAYVNIKRFAKVTEKKVLDYLEDEVGILDKYAISEIASEYKKSVDVIQDIGFKEVQLLHIIGLHFQRLKEKLKVIVQDSNQRRCPNKQGADSCGLMVQTYTNCKTCSEEKVVCAGGPPKNQDYLERCSCLCTSNRCFDLKTGRSCSPCKDHKSHLAETVNCGEINIKIPEYEELILDCTFEWYARLEETYNNVFTLHREHNPKITREPYLVIKGVQMGDSGRYTCTTILDSEVPVSKITYNVAVISGSEQATKTYHPRPTLPDVLDITMPEPPLLEELRDNNASLIAISVAGSVTIMLIAGICICMFWRKMKSREPLEKEPV, from the exons ATGGCTATGGAAGAATTCAACACCTTCATCAAAAGCCAAGTCGATGACATTGACTCAATAGAAGCTTATGTCAACATCAAGCGGTTTGCCAAAGTCACAGAGAAAAAAGTCTTGGACTACCTTGAGGATGAAGTCGGCATACTGG ATAAATATGCTATATCCGAAATTGCGTCTGAATATAAGAAATCTGTGGACGTCATCCAGGATATAGGTTTTAAGG AGGTCCAGCTTCTTCACATCATTGGACTCCATTTCCAGCGACTCAAAGAAAAGCTCAAGGTTATCGTCCAGGACTCAAACCAAC GGAGGTGTCCAAATAAACAAG GTGCAGACAGCTGTG GATTAATGGTGCAAACCTACACCAACTGTAAGACCTGCTCCGAGGAGAAGGTTGTCTGCGCCGGGGGCCCTCCAAAAAATCAAG ACTACTTGGAGAGATGCAGCTGCCTGTGCACCTCCAACAGATGTTTTG ATCTGAAAACTGGACGGTCCTGCTCTCCATGTAAAGATCACAAGTCTCACCTGGCAGAGACTGTAAACTGTggag AGataaatataaaaatcccagaatATGAAGAACTAATTCTGGACTGTACTTTTGAATGGTACGCGAGGCTGGAGGAGACCTATAACAACGTGTTCACCCTG CATCGTGAACACAATCCCAAAATCACCCGGGAGCCCTATCTAGTGATCAAGGGCGTACAGATGGGGGACTCCGGACGGTACACGTGTACCACCATCCTGGACTCTGAGGTGCCAGTGAGTAAGATCACCTATAACGTGGCAG TTATCAGCGGATCGGAACAGGCGACAAAAACATACCATCCTCGCCCTACACTTCCTGATGTGCTTGACATCACAATGCCTGAGCCGCCACTTCTAGAGGAGCTACGGGACAACAATGCTTCCCTCATAGCAATATCTGTGGCCGGCTCCGTCACCATCATGCTGATCGCTGGCATATG CATCTGCATGTTCTGGAGGAAAATGAAATCTAGAGAGCCTCTGGAAAAAGAGCCAGTGTGA